The following are encoded together in the Deinococcus humi genome:
- a CDS encoding winged helix-turn-helix domain-containing protein, which yields MARVLIVDDDPAILEILHAYLSGEGHEVLQASNGHQARDLLPRADLAILDWMLPGVSGLDLAREARALGLELPLLMLTARGEEEDKLRGLDLGVDDYVVKPFSPREVVARVRALLRRAGVRHEIRSGELELDLRTRRATLAGQPLDLSKLEYDLLGTFAQHPGLVWTRERLLERVWGPDFPSTARVVDVHVTGLRRKLGDDADAPRFIETVRGVGYRFMEAREGGEGG from the coding sequence ATGGCCCGTGTCCTGATCGTCGATGATGATCCGGCCATCCTGGAAATCCTGCACGCCTACCTGAGCGGCGAGGGCCACGAGGTCTTGCAGGCGTCCAACGGCCATCAGGCCCGCGATCTGCTGCCGCGCGCAGACTTGGCGATCCTGGACTGGATGCTGCCCGGAGTGAGCGGTCTGGATCTGGCCCGCGAGGCGCGGGCCCTGGGGCTTGAGCTGCCCCTTCTGATGCTGACCGCGCGCGGCGAGGAGGAAGACAAGCTTCGCGGTCTGGATCTGGGCGTGGACGATTACGTGGTCAAGCCGTTCAGCCCACGCGAGGTGGTGGCCCGGGTGCGCGCCCTGCTGCGCCGCGCCGGCGTGCGTCACGAGATCCGCAGCGGCGAACTTGAGCTGGATCTGCGAACCCGTCGCGCCACGCTGGCGGGCCAGCCGCTGGACCTGTCCAAGCTGGAATATGACCTGCTGGGCACCTTCGCGCAGCATCCCGGGCTGGTCTGGACCCGCGAACGGCTGCTGGAGCGGGTGTGGGGTCCTGACTTTCCGAGTACCGCGCGGGTGGTGGACGTGCATGTCACGGGGCTGCGCCGCAAGCTGGGCGACGACGCCGACGCTCCCCGCTTCATCGAGACGGTGCGCGGGGTGGGCTACCGCTTCATGGAAGCCCGGGAAGGGGGTGAGGGTGGTTGA
- a CDS encoding four-helix bundle copper-binding protein yields the protein MTQNASSTITRMLQTHPQSGQSPFDLNALTECIEACFECAQVCTSCADACLGETEHAGHLTHCIRLNLDCADICDTTGRALIRQTQPDMAVVRAQLQSCLAACKACGDECQGHAEKMDMKHCAVCAESCRRCEQACQKMLDGLSA from the coding sequence ATGACCCAGAACGCCAGCTCGACCATCACCCGCATGCTGCAGACCCATCCACAGAGCGGCCAGTCGCCATTCGATCTGAACGCCCTGACTGAATGCATCGAGGCCTGTTTCGAGTGCGCCCAGGTCTGCACTTCCTGTGCTGACGCCTGCCTGGGCGAGACCGAACACGCCGGACACCTGACCCACTGCATCCGCCTGAACCTGGACTGCGCGGACATCTGCGACACCACCGGGCGCGCACTGATCCGTCAGACCCAGCCGGACATGGCCGTGGTCCGCGCGCAGCTCCAGAGTTGTCTGGCCGCCTGCAAGGCGTGCGGCGACGAGTGCCAGGGGCACGCCGAGAAAATGGACATGAAGCACTGCGCGGTGTGCGCTGAATCCTGCCGTCGCTGCGAGCAGGCGTGCCAGAAGATGCTCGATGGCCTGAGCGCCTGA
- a CDS encoding sensor histidine kinase, with amino-acid sequence MKLYPRLFLSHLLVICIALGAVLLISEVMASAFIRHHVEQMITLIGPDGASLRPDLERGVRRTLNAALLASLPLALVVAALTALFSARRVVRSVELLRDGSHAIATGNYERRLPEEGRDELTDVARHFNRMAAALQQVEQGRVELISNVAHELRTPLSALRGYAEAMKDGVMTPEAVSGAILRETAAMERLAQDLSVVSRVEAGAVELHPSDFATAALIADAFERFAGVYEERGVALVRAEAVDLPPITADFERASQILANLLGNALRHTPHGGQVTLGAERHGGDMLFTVADTGSGIAPEHLERIFERFYRVDPARTRGDGSGVGLTIARGLATRMGGSLTVRSSPQGSIFILKLLAAHSH; translated from the coding sequence TTGAAACTCTACCCCCGACTGTTCCTGTCTCACCTGCTGGTGATCTGCATCGCGCTGGGCGCGGTGCTGCTGATCAGCGAGGTGATGGCTTCCGCCTTCATTCGCCACCACGTCGAGCAGATGATCACGCTCATCGGCCCGGACGGCGCGTCCCTGCGCCCGGATCTGGAGCGCGGGGTGCGACGCACCTTGAACGCAGCGCTGCTGGCCTCGTTGCCCCTGGCGCTGGTAGTGGCGGCCCTCACGGCGCTGTTCTCGGCGCGGCGGGTGGTGCGGTCCGTGGAACTGCTGCGCGACGGCAGCCACGCCATCGCCACCGGCAACTACGAGCGGAGGTTGCCGGAAGAAGGCCGGGATGAACTGACCGACGTGGCACGTCACTTCAACCGCATGGCCGCTGCCCTACAGCAGGTGGAACAGGGGCGGGTGGAACTGATCTCCAACGTGGCGCACGAACTGCGGACGCCCCTCTCGGCGCTGCGTGGCTATGCCGAGGCCATGAAAGACGGCGTGATGACTCCGGAAGCTGTTTCCGGGGCCATCCTGCGCGAGACGGCCGCGATGGAGCGGCTGGCCCAGGACCTGAGCGTGGTCTCACGGGTGGAGGCGGGAGCGGTGGAGTTGCATCCCAGCGACTTTGCTACCGCCGCGTTGATCGCCGACGCTTTTGAGCGCTTCGCAGGCGTGTACGAGGAACGTGGCGTGGCACTGGTTCGGGCTGAGGCTGTAGATCTTCCCCCCATCACGGCAGACTTTGAGCGGGCCTCGCAGATTCTGGCCAACCTGCTGGGCAACGCCCTGCGGCACACGCCACATGGGGGTCAGGTGACGCTGGGGGCCGAGCGCCACGGCGGCGACATGCTGTTCACGGTGGCCGACACAGGCAGCGGAATCGCTCCCGAACACCTGGAGCGCATTTTCGAGCGCTTTTACCGCGTCGATCCGGCGCGCACCCGGGGAGACGGCAGCGGGGTGGGGCTGACCATCGCGCGCGGTCTGGCGACCCGCATGGGCGGCAGCCTGACCGTACGTTCAAGCCCGCAGGGCAGCATCTTCATACTGAAACTGTTGGCGGCCCATTCCCACTAG
- a CDS encoding DUF305 domain-containing protein: MNESMNRQGASQGSDEKPMGKMGGSYSRFAAMIATSTVIMYGLMYLNTYQLDHVYFSETRVFMAVYMGAVMAVIMLGYMLNMYKNRRVNLGIFLGSVAVFAGALWLLRSQATVGDVAYMKAMIPHHSIAILTSKRAQIKDPRVRELADGIIETQVREIAEMEALVRDLEGKK, encoded by the coding sequence ATGAACGAATCCATGAACCGCCAGGGAGCTTCCCAGGGATCAGATGAAAAGCCGATGGGCAAAATGGGGGGCAGCTATAGCCGATTTGCGGCCATGATTGCCACCTCCACCGTGATCATGTACGGCCTGATGTACCTGAACACCTACCAACTCGATCACGTCTACTTCAGCGAGACGCGCGTGTTCATGGCGGTCTACATGGGAGCTGTGATGGCGGTGATCATGCTCGGGTACATGCTGAACATGTACAAGAACCGCCGGGTCAATCTGGGGATCTTTCTGGGCAGCGTCGCCGTGTTCGCCGGGGCGCTGTGGCTGCTCCGGTCACAGGCCACGGTGGGCGACGTGGCGTACATGAAAGCCATGATCCCGCACCACTCGATCGCCATCCTGACCAGCAAGCGGGCCCAGATCAAGGATCCCCGCGTGCGTGAACTGGCCGACGGCATTATCGAGACCCAGGTCCGCGAGATCGCCGAGATGGAGGCGTTGGTTCGCGATCTGGAGGGCAAGAAATAG